One window from the genome of Zymoseptoria tritici IPO323 chromosome 11, whole genome shotgun sequence encodes:
- a CDS encoding Ca2+-modulated nonselective cation channel polycystin (related to intracellular signaling): protein MHFQPLLLLLGTALANPLAQLQERQAPAAPVYAAAVGRCQATPTLRNCRQDDDFVHLDFHLRRSYPYIHNHQCAHNDDHQHSDSSFDINYHDRHCQAYSHLPTSEAATTTPEQSAVTTPEQSGVTSSAGPEIATSVGFETVTTAATPEQTTGAPETTAAGQQKRQVVRPSVKPACLTALNAVATTNACRCIIPASTTTRTTTLRSTVTATRTIVTTRRTVSTVTSSPVTTITTGALLTRTVTTTITSINRVAATVTSTVAYELAATPTAFVLMDRLQAPDAAVAQWATNGADNETSHNIEYALTRNQPSVFSFNAWNELHVAGWGDDEGTDFTVVGQEQEGDGVQMAALDSDDGSQAAKCSIQVTAEGLCPVRCTVGDNAVNSQM, encoded by the exons ATGCACTTTCaacctcttcttctgcttctcggCACTGCCTTGGCCAACCCTCTTGCACAACTTCAGGAACGACAGGCACCAGCTGCTCCAGTCTACGCGGCTGCAGTAGGCAGATGTCAAGCTACGCCAACTCTCCGA AACTGTCGTCAAGACGACGACTTTGTTCACCTCGACTTCCACCTCCGTCGCTCCTACCCGTACATCCACAATCATCAG TGCGCGCACAACGACGATCACCAACACAGCGACTCGTCGTTTGACATCAACTACCACGACCGTCACTGTCAGGCGTACTCGCAC CTGCCGACTTCCGAGGCAGCCACGACCACGCCTGAGCAATCGGCGGTTACCACGCCCGAGCAGTCTGGAGTCACCTCGTCTGCGGGACCTGAGATCGCGACATCTGTCGGATTTGAGACCGTGACGACCGCGGCAACACCCGAGCAGACTACAGGCGCGCCTGAGACGACAGCAGCTGGCCAGCAGAAGCGCCAGGTCGTGAGGCCATCAGTCAAGCCCGCCTGCTTGACTGCCTTGAACGCTGTCGCGACCACCAACGCATGCAGATGTATCATccccgcctccaccaccactcgCACCACCACTCTGCGCTCAACCGTTACCGCAACCCGCACCATCGTCACCACTCGCCGAACCGTCTCGACTGTGACCTCCAGCCCTGTGACCACCATCACTACTGGCGCTCTTCTGACCAGGACGGTCACGACCACCATCACCAGCATCAACCGCGTCGCAGCGACCGTCACCTCCACCGTCGCCTACGAGCTCGCCGCCACTCCCACCGCTTTCGTCCTCATGGACCGTCTGCAAGCTCCTGACGCCGCCGTTGCGCAATGGGCTACCAATGGCGCCGACAACGAGACTTCCCACAACATCGAGTACGCCCTCACCCGCAACCAGCCCTCAGTCTTCAGCTTCAACGCCTGGAACGAGCTTCACGTCGCGGGCTGGGGTGACGATGAGGGCACCGACTTCACGGTCGTGGGTCAAGAGCAGGAGGGCGATGGTGTGCAGATGGCCGCTCTTGATAGTGACGATGGGTCGCAGGCGGCCAAGTGCTCTATTCAGGTGACGGCTGAGGGGTTATGTCCTGTGCGCTGCACTGTTGGTGACAATGCTGTCAACAGCCAG ATGTAG
- the MgHop2p gene encoding TBPIP-like protein (MgHop2p shows a domain structure described in the InterPro database as characteristic of a protein family that consists of several eukaryotic TBP-1 interacting protein (TBPIP) sequences. This family of proteins includes Hop2p from S. cerevisiae, and Meu13 from Schizosaccharomyces pombe. ...) produces the protein MAPTKEKGEAKEPKLTPEQSAAAILTYLRKENRPYSATDISSNLHNRVTKTAAQKLLKDMHERKEIEGRASGKQIVYHVIQDEVPDDFLEKLAEMDREITRLREETVALKAEEKELKSSLRGDAARVPMPELKASVEALQAQKDEVEARLVKLRSGSLKPVSAEEREKIDVMYRKVGKVAKNRAKIRTELWAEVKGIVEKEKWEDLKETLGLEF, from the exons ATGGCACCGACCAAAGAAAAAGGCGAGGCCAAAGAGCCCAAGCTCACACCAGAACAGTCCGCAGCAGCCATCCTCACCTACCTCCGCAAGGAGAACCGTCCATACAGCGCCACCGACATCAGCTCCAACCTCCACAACCGCGTCACCAAGACCGCCGCTCAGAAACTGCTGAAGGACATGCACGAGCGGAAAGAGATCGAGGGCAGAGCATCTGGCAAGCAGATTGTCTACCACGTCATCCAA GATGAAGTCCCCGATGACTTCCTCGAGAAGCTCGCTGAAATGGACCGCGAAATAACTCGTCTCCGCGAAGAGACCGTCGCGCTCAAAGCGGAAGAGAAAGAACTCAAGTCTTCTCTCCGAGGCGATGCCGCGAGGGTTCCCATGCCGGAGCTGAAAGCTAGCGTCGAAGCCCTACAGGCACAAAAGGACGAGGTGGAAGCGAGGCTGGTGAAGTTGAGGAGCGGCAGTCTCAAGCCTGTcagcgccgaggagagggagaagatcGATGTGATGTACCGGAAGGTGGGAAAGGTAGCTAAGAATAGGGCAAAGATTCGGACGGAATTGTGGGCCGAAGTGAAGGGAatcgtggagaaggagaagtggGAGGATCTGAAGGAGACTTTGGGGCTGGAGTTCTGA
- a CDS encoding uncharacterized protein (Conserved hypothetical protein, highly similar to hypothetical protein SNOG_12106 [Phaeosphaeria nodorum SN15 (gi|169617852|ref|XP_001802340.1). Unknown function, predicted integral to plasma membrane.) produces the protein MPNIRLAVGIQRLIPFLGYHHVLMILIALAIILLSLLLAGCSSSSPLIPGIFLISFYYEMYTPRYDPTQVNPGVTAAITNIVGGASLEVRVGYFGLCIQPDDGSFLCSNNATLLAQQISIDADPLNLIWVANTFKNSVVFPYLLIVAIILAFGTFLLLATFPGWHEEHDARTGSDIDIKPFPSRPVSQVALALIFISSIFVLVSVLWQHTASVAAAQVAQDFGNGSVKSGVGTAAMVLGWFGFALLIIVTVGLLVMILSIHLLDKLTDE, from the exons ATGCCGAACATACGGTTGGCAGTCGGCATTCAGCGGCTGATACCCTTTCTTGGATACCACCATGTGTTGATGATCCTCATTGCACTGGCAATCATATTACTCT CCCTCCTCCTAGCAGGATGTtcgtcatcctcgccgtTAATACCGGGGATCTTCCTCATATCCTTCTATTACGAAATGTACACCCCGCGTTACGATCCCACACAAGTCAACCCCGGCGTCACAGCGGCCATCACCaacatcgtcggcggcgcgAGTTTGGAAGTAAGAGTGGGATATTTTGGACTCTGCATACAACCCGATGATGGAAGCTTCCTCTGCTCGAACAACGCCACGCTGCTGGCGCAACAAATCTCCATTGACGCGGATCCGCTCAATCTGATCTGGGTGGCCAATACGTTCAAGAACAGCGTTGTCTTTCCATACCTCCT AATCGTCGCCATAATCCTCGCCTTCGgcaccttcctcctcctcgccacctTCCCGGGCTGGCACGAAGAACACGACGCCCGCACCGGGTCCGACATCGACATTAAACCCTTCCCCTCACGACCAGTCTCCCAAGTCGCCCTCGCGCTCATCTTCATCTCGTCCATATTCGTGCTCGTCTCCGTCCTCTGGCAACACACGGCCTCCGTCGCCGCGGCGCAGGTCGCTCAAGATTTCGGGAATGGAAGCGTCAAGAGTGGAGTCGGtacggcggcgatggtgtTGGGTTGGTTTGGATTTGCGCTGCTCATTATTGTGACGGTGGGATTGTTGGTTATGATTTTGAGTATCCATCTGTTGGATAAGTTGACGGATGAATGA